One window from the genome of bacterium encodes:
- a CDS encoding polysaccharide biosynthesis C-terminal domain-containing protein, which translates to MPINRMPVKTQNGPSSQNPSPDKPGAFKSLWYSGLHTLGTNLIATPLLVVCGIILARSLGPSGKGSYDLVIATTTLLEVLLDFSLPIGVVYVIARGDAAPGPLAQRLMLLAPCQGLAAAVLLFIVQHTAYSTALLPPHMEGQAIMAIAISLTFTVMSAYWRAILMGLQEIIKVNRLDLINRVLFFGMLVTAIGVSAIRQSRASAVVFIWIHVASLVLTSLILLHALYPALSQGKTGIRRTGLRELTAFALPCYLANFSQFLNYRLDVFMVSFFVGIEGVGLYALAVNLAQVIWLISQAAARVLLPKIAASQEAASENAAGTAQITRFTLWVSFALALVLSLCAHFMLPLIYGLAFRRSIIPFLWLLPGVVAFGMVNVLSSYIAGIGQPRVNFLISLAGLLVTLSLDLLLIPRFGITGAAIASTVSYSTSAALTTGFFTREAGINLRHILLITPEDVGLAVSIFHALRRRVRFKAAD; encoded by the coding sequence TATGCCCGTAAAGACACAGAACGGACCTTCATCCCAAAATCCCTCGCCGGACAAGCCCGGAGCCTTCAAGTCTCTCTGGTACAGCGGGCTTCATACCCTGGGCACAAACCTGATTGCCACTCCGCTTCTGGTCGTATGCGGAATTATCCTTGCCCGGAGCCTTGGACCGTCAGGCAAGGGCAGCTACGACCTGGTGATTGCCACAACCACCCTGCTTGAGGTGCTGCTTGATTTTTCCCTGCCAATAGGAGTGGTCTACGTGATAGCCAGGGGTGATGCCGCCCCGGGCCCACTGGCCCAGCGGCTTATGCTCCTGGCCCCGTGTCAGGGGCTGGCGGCTGCCGTGCTTCTCTTCATCGTGCAGCATACGGCCTATTCGACAGCGCTGCTGCCGCCCCATATGGAAGGTCAGGCTATCATGGCCATTGCCATTTCTCTCACCTTTACTGTAATGTCCGCTTACTGGCGGGCAATACTTATGGGGCTTCAGGAGATAATCAAGGTCAACCGCCTCGATCTGATCAATCGGGTTCTGTTCTTTGGCATGCTCGTGACTGCAATCGGTGTTTCGGCCATCCGGCAGAGCCGGGCATCGGCTGTGGTCTTTATCTGGATCCATGTGGCCTCGCTGGTCCTGACCAGCCTCATCCTCCTCCATGCTCTCTATCCGGCGCTATCGCAGGGTAAAACCGGAATCAGGCGAACCGGGTTACGGGAGCTTACAGCCTTTGCTTTGCCCTGTTACCTGGCCAATTTCAGCCAGTTTCTCAATTACCGGCTGGATGTCTTTATGGTCAGTTTCTTTGTGGGTATCGAGGGTGTAGGGCTCTACGCCCTGGCGGTCAACCTGGCTCAGGTGATCTGGTTGATATCGCAGGCAGCGGCCAGGGTCCTGCTGCCCAAAATCGCCGCCTCCCAGGAAGCTGCCTCGGAAAATGCGGCCGGTACAGCTCAAATCACCCGCTTCACCCTCTGGGTAAGCTTTGCCCTGGCCCTGGTTCTGTCGCTCTGTGCCCATTTTATGCTGCCTTTGATATATGGCCTTGCTTTCCGCCGGAGTATCATCCCGTTCCTGTGGCTGCTGCCGGGAGTCGTTGCTTTCGGCATGGTGAATGTTCTGAGCTCTTACATCGCCGGAATCGGCCAGCCGCGGGTCAATTTCCTCATCAGTCTGGCCGGACTCCTGGTCACCCTGTCTCTCGACCTGCTGCTCATTCCTCGGTTCGGCATCACGGGCGCGGCGATTGCCAGCACGGTCTCGTATTCGACCAGCGCGGCTTTAACCACAGGATTTTTCACGCGGGAGGCGGGAATAAACCTGCGCCATATTCTGCTGATAACCCCGGAAGATGTCGGCCTGGCGGTTTCCATATTTCATGCCTTACGCCGACGTGTACGATTCAAGGCCGCAGACTGA